In Leptospira sp. WS58.C1, a single genomic region encodes these proteins:
- the hisE gene encoding phosphoribosyl-ATP diphosphatase — MDFLLQLEQILKKRKEELPEKSYTADLFRGGVDRILKKVGEEAGEVIIAAKNADKKELTHESADLLFHLQVLLVERGLSLSDIVEELKKRHS, encoded by the coding sequence ATGGACTTCCTGCTTCAGTTAGAGCAAATCCTTAAAAAAAGAAAAGAAGAACTTCCCGAAAAATCCTATACAGCAGACCTCTTCCGAGGCGGCGTAGATCGTATCCTTAAAAAAGTAGGGGAAGAAGCTGGAGAAGTGATTATCGCCGCAAAAAACGCGGATAAAAAAGAACTCACTCACGAATCCGCGGATTTACTTTTTCATTTGCAAGTCCTTCTTGTGGAAAGAGGTCTTTCTCTTTCCGACATAGTGGAAGAACTTAAAAAAAGACATTCCTAA
- the tsaD gene encoding tRNA (adenosine(37)-N6)-threonylcarbamoyltransferase complex transferase subunit TsaD, with amino-acid sequence MIGLGIETSCDETSLAIVKNGKELLSLKIFSQIDLHKPFRGIVPEIASRAHLEKINPLLSEVLEESGLKLSDLDYVAVTRSPGLTGSLMIGAQLARSIHAVYGTPIVPLCHLQAHFAVLHLEGVEPVFPVLGLLLSGGNSAIFKIPHFGKMEVVGDTMDDALGEAFDKVAGLLSLPYPGGPPIEKEASKYVPSPKEKDLLPPLLRNLEQDRVAFSFSGLKTAVSHLIAKQPELSTQAVCYHFQKTAFELVERNLKRAVSITGIKRILAGGGVLANSTLRNRLSQFAEKNSLEFFSPQKKIYCTDNGAMVAALGYYLFQQGYSKSLDFTVSPVRQETYI; translated from the coding sequence ATGATCGGTCTTGGAATAGAGACTAGCTGCGATGAAACTAGTCTTGCTATCGTAAAAAACGGGAAAGAATTACTTTCCCTTAAAATTTTCAGTCAGATAGATCTGCATAAACCTTTTCGAGGTATTGTTCCGGAGATCGCGTCTCGCGCTCATCTGGAAAAGATCAATCCTTTACTTTCGGAAGTTTTGGAAGAATCCGGACTGAAACTTTCCGATCTGGACTACGTTGCCGTGACTAGATCTCCCGGTTTGACAGGTTCCCTTATGATCGGGGCACAATTAGCTAGGTCCATCCACGCGGTGTACGGAACGCCTATCGTTCCCCTTTGTCATTTGCAGGCTCACTTCGCGGTATTACATTTAGAAGGAGTGGAGCCCGTCTTTCCGGTGTTAGGTTTACTTCTTTCCGGCGGGAATTCCGCAATCTTTAAGATCCCACATTTCGGCAAAATGGAAGTGGTGGGAGATACGATGGACGACGCTTTGGGAGAGGCATTCGATAAGGTGGCCGGCCTATTGTCTTTGCCTTATCCGGGCGGACCTCCGATCGAAAAAGAAGCATCTAAGTATGTCCCTAGTCCTAAGGAAAAAGATCTTTTGCCTCCTTTGCTTAGGAACCTAGAGCAGGATCGAGTGGCGTTTTCTTTTTCCGGCTTAAAAACTGCGGTCTCTCATTTAATCGCGAAACAACCGGAACTTTCCACTCAGGCGGTATGTTATCATTTCCAAAAGACGGCATTCGAGCTTGTGGAAAGAAATTTAAAACGTGCAGTCTCCATTACCGGGATCAAAAGGATCCTGGCAGGAGGAGGGGTCTTGGCGAATTCCACACTTCGTAACAGATTATCCCAATTCGCGGAAAAAAATTCCCTGGAATTTTTTTCTCCCCAAAAAAAGATCTACTGCACGGATAATGGCGCCATGGTTGCCGCCCTCGGTTATTATCTGTTTCAGCAGGGATATTCTAAGAGTTTGGACTTTACCGTAAGTCCGGTAAGGCAGGAGACCTATATATGA
- a CDS encoding zinc ribbon domain-containing protein, whose amino-acid sequence MDFLLVFFYILLVAIIAAPFVYVSMFAKHIPYETDPKSSELFDRRDVLLDNLKDLKIEFDTGKLTETEFRSISSGLVKELEEQDKMISQGANVSSKTEISAKPQLGGKFCHNCGFKIEIFGAKFCPECGTKLQV is encoded by the coding sequence ATGGATTTTTTATTAGTTTTCTTTTATATACTTTTAGTCGCCATCATCGCAGCTCCGTTCGTTTACGTGAGTATGTTCGCAAAACATATTCCGTACGAGACGGATCCTAAAAGTTCGGAGTTATTCGACAGAAGGGACGTTCTTCTGGATAACCTGAAAGATCTAAAAATAGAATTCGATACCGGAAAATTGACTGAGACTGAATTCAGATCCATCTCTTCCGGTTTAGTAAAAGAATTGGAAGAGCAGGACAAAATGATCAGCCAAGGCGCCAATGTTTCCTCTAAAACGGAAATATCCGCCAAACCTCAACTCGGCGGAAAGTTCTGTCATAACTGTGGATTTAAAATAGAAATTTTCGGAGCAAAATTTTGTCCTGAATGTGGGACAAAACTACAGGTTTAA
- a CDS encoding cytochrome c-type biogenesis protein CcmH, producing MKLLVTPNLYKKIIILFFGLSVWAGAVHADSTFTNLTDQEQIRTFHNVTERIRCICIPSIAIKSCSFNNCTVSAKLKLFIENRIRAGESADVIVDKMIHGFGQDVISDPIIAKFIETGNQGMAQGVIMGFGPDILAKPDSSWIDFSIAAAAAFGILLIYLYLKRRTAPKAAIATESENHSSFDKYISEIEEKQK from the coding sequence ATGAAACTTTTAGTCACTCCTAATCTATATAAGAAAATTATAATTCTTTTTTTCGGATTATCCGTTTGGGCCGGCGCGGTCCATGCGGATTCCACTTTTACGAATCTAACGGATCAGGAACAGATACGCACATTCCATAATGTGACGGAAAGGATCCGATGTATTTGTATCCCTTCTATCGCGATCAAAAGTTGTTCTTTCAATAATTGTACAGTTTCCGCAAAACTGAAACTGTTCATTGAGAACAGGATCCGAGCGGGAGAATCTGCGGATGTGATCGTGGACAAAATGATCCACGGATTCGGTCAAGATGTGATTTCCGATCCGATCATTGCAAAGTTTATCGAAACTGGCAATCAGGGAATGGCGCAAGGAGTTATCATGGGTTTCGGTCCCGATATCCTGGCAAAACCCGATTCTTCCTGGATCGATTTCAGTATAGCTGCCGCTGCTGCATTCGGGATACTTCTCATCTATCTATATTTAAAAAGAAGAACGGCTCCTAAGGCGGCAATCGCAACGGAATCGGAAAATCATTCCTCTTTCGATAAGTACATCTCCGAAATAGAGGAGAAACAGAAATAA
- a CDS encoding LIC12298 family protein — translation MMIRSLQDSGAYERNRKGLAGAGFDWREKVRSSEPNSKTFADYLEESFQGDLVQDGNWFSETLSELSKKNLRKI, via the coding sequence ATGATGATTCGATCTCTACAAGATTCAGGTGCTTACGAGAGAAACCGTAAAGGTCTCGCTGGAGCAGGGTTCGATTGGAGGGAAAAAGTTCGTTCTTCTGAACCGAACTCTAAGACCTTCGCGGATTATTTGGAAGAATCCTTCCAAGGGGACTTGGTCCAGGACGGAAATTGGTTCTCTGAAACTCTTTCCGAGCTGAGCAAGAAGAACCTGAGAAAAATTTAA
- a CDS encoding JAB domain-containing protein — protein sequence MAERWGSGPDPRSRIFHDAESLEDWELIAVLLGKGSRGLPVEDLSRDILKTSRGLGGLLSSNIPRNFRINGLGRAKISTLLAALELAKRLKYKSIRMTGYNPATLSSYLQGLFSPLKRECFVLATISPAGDLLRVEIVSKGSLEEVGVLPRDLVRIVLNDEASQAILAHNHPGMICYPSQEDWEVYFHLKDLLGNLDVELLDHWIFGIDGIFSCKQSTRLEGN from the coding sequence TTGGCTGAGCGCTGGGGCTCAGGCCCTGATCCTAGGTCTCGTATCTTTCACGATGCGGAAAGTCTAGAGGATTGGGAGCTGATTGCCGTTCTTTTGGGCAAAGGAAGCAGAGGCCTTCCTGTCGAAGATCTCAGCCGAGATATTCTAAAAACATCCCGAGGATTGGGAGGACTTCTCTCATCCAATATTCCCAGAAATTTCCGCATCAACGGATTGGGTAGGGCAAAAATTTCTACCTTACTCGCCGCTTTAGAGCTTGCTAAAAGACTCAAATACAAATCGATCCGAATGACGGGTTATAACCCGGCCACACTTTCTTCTTATTTGCAGGGCTTATTCTCCCCTTTAAAAAGAGAATGTTTTGTTCTAGCTACCATTTCTCCTGCAGGTGATCTTTTAAGAGTTGAGATCGTTTCCAAAGGGAGTTTGGAAGAAGTGGGAGTTCTTCCCAGGGATTTAGTCCGGATCGTACTGAACGACGAAGCTTCTCAAGCGATACTGGCCCATAACCATCCAGGTATGATCTGTTATCCCAGCCAAGAGGATTGGGAAGTTTACTTTCACCTAAAGGATCTGCTGGGTAATTTGGATGTAGAGCTCTTGGACCATTGGATTTTTGGAATTGACGGGATCTTTTCCTGCAAACAATCTACTCGACTAGAAGGGAACTGA
- a CDS encoding thioredoxin family protein, with protein MVPFSKIRYFLALLLLIFTSEMTAEVWETSVETAFNKAKKEGRPIFIDVYADWCGYCKTLKKEIYPKKEVKQEMSKFVLLSLDGDRFPNLKKKYGVTGYPTLLFLDKNGSLTEKIAGMPDHKMVIRTLRSAYSKRDKEVSLLADLEKDPENNLLLLKAGEYYFEAKEFKKAADYFYRSFASEDPRMPENKHKALFNLGLSFSELKNWEKAIKTFSLYLDKFPTGHSKAALFYRGGAYSSLGKKPEAKEDLKKALELSSDPEEKKEIQDLLNRL; from the coding sequence ATGGTCCCTTTTTCAAAGATCCGATACTTCCTTGCACTACTTCTCCTAATATTCACATCCGAAATGACTGCTGAGGTTTGGGAGACTTCCGTGGAGACCGCCTTTAATAAGGCAAAGAAGGAAGGAAGGCCCATTTTTATAGATGTATACGCGGATTGGTGCGGATACTGCAAAACCCTTAAGAAGGAAATTTACCCTAAAAAAGAGGTGAAACAGGAAATGTCCAAGTTTGTACTTCTTTCTTTGGACGGGGATAGATTCCCTAACTTAAAGAAAAAGTACGGTGTCACCGGATATCCCACACTCTTATTTTTGGATAAGAACGGAAGTCTTACGGAAAAGATCGCAGGAATGCCGGATCATAAAATGGTGATCAGAACTTTACGATCCGCATATTCAAAACGTGATAAAGAAGTTAGCCTTCTTGCCGACTTGGAAAAAGACCCCGAAAACAATCTTCTTCTTTTGAAAGCAGGCGAATATTATTTCGAAGCCAAAGAATTCAAAAAGGCAGCGGATTATTTTTATAGATCATTCGCATCCGAAGATCCAAGAATGCCCGAAAACAAACACAAGGCACTGTTTAATTTAGGTCTCAGCTTTTCGGAATTGAAAAACTGGGAAAAAGCGATCAAAACGTTTTCTTTATATTTGGACAAGTTTCCGACGGGACATTCCAAGGCAGCATTGTTTTATCGAGGGGGGGCTTACTCTTCTCTCGGCAAAAAACCGGAAGCGAAAGAAGATCTGAAAAAAGCCCTGGAACTCAGCTCTGATCCGGAGGAAAAAAAAGAGATCCAGGACTTATTAAATCGACTATAG
- a CDS encoding heme lyase CcmF/NrfE family subunit has translation MNDLGAVCLISSFSILLFSIIQTGYGIFKNDSRALELGRYTLMANFAVILLAFIVLVVQLMRTDLSNYYVAMHSSEHLPLFYKITSVWSGSSGSLLFWNLLLSGFTFIVLWQTKDLLNERIPVMHLSLAVIACFFSFLAIFFPDAQPFREFQPTAVAGRGLNPLLQHWAMIIHPPILYIGYVSFAIPFAIASSALITGQLSENWFRFVRRWSIFSWFFLGTGILLGSKWAYEELGWGGYWAWDPVENASLMPWLLSTAFLHSMIIQERRGMLKFWNMLLIILAFHFCLLGTWITRSGVLEGPHSFSKSSIGTPFIVFIGASFLFYLGILIYRKDRLKPERNLEAITSKEGSFLLNNFLLVIATLSILLGVFSPLLSGVEYKAPWFNSWGVPAGILLILLMGAAPLLAWRKGADQIFFTTLLKPLIAGVIGAGIYILYYRSNFSISDYSLGDVLGEVYSVLTVGLGIFTIAGIAQEYHNGIQARRSAIQGENYFQAGFRMLLKNKRRYGGYLVHLSMVILFIGLAGNAFKQNTSVKFFYFLRFSPTNELIYTSDDTAILGDYTISANTLKIKPIINGDPEAGVNHRNVIVSHEATFEVKKQLKDFDTMVTERRYYPQISHLSGDFETHIPTSEPSISSTPKEDLYIQLGAIEHADLSDENPDLPGMFLDFFFTRDPAIKAAKYLKFPNQIVANLEVWINPMVKFIWAGSLMFFLSGLLILLPIGEDKK, from the coding sequence ATGAACGATTTAGGCGCAGTTTGTCTCATCTCCTCCTTCTCTATCCTATTATTTTCCATTATCCAAACCGGCTACGGAATTTTTAAGAACGATTCCAGAGCATTAGAATTAGGCCGTTATACTTTGATGGCCAATTTTGCGGTCATTCTTTTGGCTTTTATTGTGTTGGTCGTCCAACTAATGAGAACGGATCTATCCAACTATTACGTTGCGATGCATTCCAGCGAACATCTTCCTTTATTCTATAAGATCACTTCCGTTTGGTCCGGATCTTCCGGTTCACTTCTCTTCTGGAATTTACTTCTCTCCGGATTTACATTCATCGTTCTTTGGCAAACAAAGGATCTATTAAACGAAAGAATCCCGGTAATGCATCTTTCTTTAGCGGTAATCGCATGTTTTTTTTCGTTCCTGGCGATCTTTTTTCCCGATGCACAACCGTTCCGTGAATTCCAACCCACTGCGGTCGCAGGTAGAGGATTAAATCCACTACTACAACACTGGGCGATGATCATTCATCCTCCTATCTTGTATATAGGATATGTGAGTTTTGCGATTCCGTTCGCGATCGCTTCTTCCGCATTAATTACCGGACAATTATCCGAGAACTGGTTCAGATTCGTAAGAAGATGGAGTATCTTCTCTTGGTTTTTCTTAGGAACGGGAATCCTCTTGGGTTCCAAATGGGCTTACGAAGAATTAGGATGGGGCGGTTATTGGGCCTGGGACCCGGTAGAGAACGCAAGTTTGATGCCTTGGCTTTTATCCACAGCATTCCTTCATTCCATGATTATCCAGGAACGAAGAGGAATGTTAAAATTTTGGAATATGCTTCTGATCATTCTGGCATTCCATTTCTGCTTACTCGGCACCTGGATCACTCGAAGCGGAGTTTTAGAAGGACCACATTCGTTTTCCAAATCCAGCATCGGAACCCCGTTTATAGTTTTTATCGGAGCAAGCTTCCTATTCTATCTCGGAATTTTAATATATAGGAAAGATAGACTTAAACCGGAAAGGAACTTAGAGGCGATCACTTCCAAAGAAGGAAGTTTCTTATTGAACAATTTCCTTTTGGTGATCGCAACACTGTCCATTTTATTAGGAGTATTCTCTCCTTTATTGTCCGGAGTAGAATACAAGGCACCTTGGTTCAACTCATGGGGAGTTCCTGCGGGAATTCTACTCATTCTATTAATGGGAGCGGCTCCTCTACTCGCATGGAGAAAAGGCGCAGACCAGATATTTTTTACCACATTATTAAAACCTCTGATTGCAGGAGTGATTGGTGCAGGGATCTATATCCTATACTACAGAAGTAATTTTTCGATCAGCGATTATAGCCTAGGCGACGTTCTTGGAGAAGTTTATAGCGTTCTCACTGTTGGGCTCGGAATATTCACGATAGCCGGGATCGCACAAGAATATCATAACGGTATCCAAGCGAGAAGGTCCGCTATCCAGGGAGAAAATTACTTCCAAGCGGGATTCCGAATGCTTCTCAAAAACAAAAGAAGATACGGCGGATATTTAGTTCACTTGTCCATGGTAATCCTGTTTATAGGTCTTGCCGGAAACGCATTCAAACAGAACACCTCCGTTAAGTTTTTCTATTTCTTGAGATTTTCCCCTACGAATGAACTCATCTATACGAGCGATGATACTGCAATTTTAGGAGATTATACGATAAGCGCGAACACTCTTAAGATTAAACCGATCATAAACGGAGATCCGGAAGCGGGCGTCAATCATAGGAATGTGATCGTTTCTCACGAAGCAACCTTCGAAGTCAAAAAACAATTAAAAGATTTCGATACCATGGTCACTGAAAGAAGATATTATCCCCAGATCTCTCATTTGAGCGGGGACTTCGAGACTCATATCCCTACAAGCGAACCGTCCATTTCCTCTACTCCGAAAGAAGATCTTTATATCCAATTAGGAGCGATCGAACATGCGGATCTTTCGGATGAGAATCCGGATCTACCCGGAATGTTCTTGGACTTCTTTTTTACGAGAGATCCTGCGATTAAGGCCGCAAAATATCTGAAATTCCCGAACCAGATCGTAGCAAACTTGGAAGTTTGGATCAATCCGATGGTAAAATTCATCTGGGCGGGATCTTTGATGTTCTTCTTATCCGGACTACTGATCCTATTGCCGATAGGAGAGGATAAAAAATGA
- the pssA gene encoding CDP-diacylglycerol--serine O-phosphatidyltransferase, which produces MNRRLHWIPNMITLGNLSMGFVSILIASEATGNGPQSYILSGFFILLAAICDGLDGMVARALDATSELGADLDSLADLTAFGIAPGFLFYNMVLGEYKVDVFGKEDLFPIGMLIAAIFPACAAYRLARFNVAHDPSSFTGLPSPIAGITIGFLPIFLGKDHTLPHWLGIPLFILIAFLMVSNIRYGKPQVAIRSKLSPLRAGLMLGAALIALFFVGFARWPWLVYGLICLYIFSGILTFLIHILQELRVKLD; this is translated from the coding sequence ATGAATCGCAGGCTACATTGGATTCCAAATATGATCACTCTCGGAAACTTAAGTATGGGATTCGTTTCCATATTGATCGCTTCCGAGGCCACAGGGAACGGACCTCAATCCTATATACTCTCCGGATTTTTTATCTTACTCGCAGCGATCTGCGACGGATTGGATGGAATGGTGGCAAGAGCATTGGATGCAACGAGTGAACTCGGCGCCGATCTGGACAGCCTTGCGGATCTCACCGCTTTCGGTATCGCACCCGGATTCCTTTTTTATAATATGGTTTTGGGAGAATACAAAGTGGACGTATTCGGAAAAGAGGATCTTTTCCCGATCGGAATGTTGATCGCGGCGATTTTCCCTGCTTGCGCCGCATATAGATTAGCTAGATTTAATGTGGCTCATGATCCTTCTTCTTTTACCGGATTACCTTCTCCGATCGCAGGAATTACGATCGGATTTCTTCCGATCTTTTTAGGGAAGGATCATACTCTTCCTCATTGGCTCGGAATCCCTTTGTTTATACTGATCGCTTTTTTGATGGTTTCTAATATTCGTTATGGAAAACCTCAGGTGGCAATTCGTTCCAAACTGTCTCCGTTACGCGCCGGTTTGATGCTTGGCGCCGCTTTGATCGCCTTGTTCTTCGTGGGTTTTGCTCGTTGGCCTTGGCTTGTGTATGGATTGATCTGTCTATATATCTTCTCCGGGATTTTGACTTTCCTCATCCATATTCTGCAAGAGTTGAGAGTCAAACTGGACTAA
- a CDS encoding ABC transporter permease, translating to MTSFVFLRNLRILSVLVRRDYALQYAGSALGLTWMFLQNVSLILIYTVVFYFIGIRSQGENSIEYFSNVLSGLLFWIPLQEYLIRGTGILTDNRQLIKRSPLGPEIFLWIPFVQFLLHWIVTSIPIFLFLAWAGKLGIWSLPLSFLSMFCTGLFLACLQSYLARVNIILRDISPLVRLLTQFLFWGLPILYESKGILGKLNVFNPFFFPLEVFRSALLVGYEPKVGTLDFLPFFVIFLGIFFLSRTKLNQIVLDHL from the coding sequence ATGACCTCTTTCGTTTTTTTGCGTAATCTCAGAATTTTATCGGTTCTCGTAAGAAGGGATTATGCTTTGCAGTATGCAGGTTCCGCATTGGGCCTGACATGGATGTTCCTACAGAACGTAAGTCTTATTCTAATTTATACGGTCGTATTCTATTTTATAGGCATCAGATCTCAGGGCGAAAATTCCATAGAATATTTTTCTAATGTACTTAGCGGGCTTCTGTTTTGGATCCCTTTGCAGGAATATTTGATCCGAGGTACAGGAATTCTCACGGACAATAGACAGTTGATCAAAAGATCTCCGTTGGGTCCCGAAATTTTTCTTTGGATTCCTTTTGTTCAGTTTTTACTGCATTGGATTGTGACTTCTATCCCGATCTTTCTATTTTTGGCATGGGCAGGTAAACTTGGGATATGGAGTTTACCTCTTTCTTTTCTTTCTATGTTTTGCACAGGATTATTTTTGGCCTGTCTCCAAAGTTACTTGGCAAGAGTGAATATTATTCTAAGAGATATTTCTCCTTTAGTGAGATTATTGACCCAGTTTCTATTTTGGGGATTACCTATTCTCTATGAGTCCAAAGGTATTTTAGGGAAATTGAATGTGTTTAATCCGTTTTTCTTTCCTCTGGAAGTTTTTCGTTCCGCTTTACTTGTCGGATACGAGCCGAAAGTAGGGACCTTGGACTTTCTTCCTTTTTTTGTGATTTTTTTGGGGATCTTTTTTTTGAGCCGTACTAAATTAAATCAGATAGTGTTGGATCACCTTTGA
- a CDS encoding ABC transporter ATP-binding protein — protein MIRIENISKTYQGYSKPWNRLLSAITFGYFGLDVKYKALDGISFSAEKGEVIGIIGRNGAGKSTLLKLLTGVSKPDTGKLEKKGTVRSILELGVGFNPELSGEENLYYNGLVWGLDPEELIRSSEEIFLFSGLSEFRKSPLKNYSSGMTMRLGFALATAKRPDILIVDEALAVGDASFQQKSLNRFRKFSEEGTLTLIVSHDLELLKSVCTRLLVLERGKLVFDGDPIDGFREYMQIIASSSLEGNTKIQDKDSLVESLDVEIQYAGKSNPSILPVGAEVLLRVGATFRSSIEDLTVGFHIDDHRGIRVFGTNTFHIGGRQKNLKPKEPVRIDFRFPMNLSPGKYSLGIALHSGESHAEGSYLWKDGVLQFELERLDVPKFEGAAWIPVKVEAKKGDFSG, from the coding sequence TTGATCAGGATTGAGAATATTTCCAAAACTTACCAAGGTTATAGTAAACCTTGGAATCGACTCTTGAGCGCGATAACCTTCGGTTATTTCGGATTGGACGTAAAATATAAGGCGCTGGATGGGATCTCTTTTTCTGCGGAGAAGGGAGAAGTGATCGGAATTATCGGTCGGAACGGTGCGGGTAAATCCACCTTATTGAAACTACTGACCGGAGTATCCAAACCGGATACCGGAAAATTGGAAAAGAAGGGAACTGTTCGTTCCATCCTGGAACTGGGAGTGGGTTTTAATCCGGAACTTTCCGGGGAAGAAAACTTATACTATAACGGTTTGGTCTGGGGCTTAGATCCTGAGGAACTGATACGATCCTCCGAGGAAATTTTTCTTTTTTCCGGTTTGTCCGAATTTCGCAAAAGCCCTTTAAAAAATTATTCTTCCGGAATGACAATGAGATTAGGTTTTGCGCTCGCGACTGCAAAACGTCCTGACATCCTGATAGTGGACGAAGCTTTAGCGGTTGGTGATGCAAGCTTCCAACAGAAAAGTTTAAACCGATTCCGTAAGTTCTCCGAAGAAGGAACTCTGACTTTGATCGTAAGTCATGATCTGGAACTTTTAAAATCAGTTTGTACGCGGCTTCTCGTATTAGAAAGAGGAAAACTAGTATTCGATGGAGATCCGATAGACGGCTTTAGGGAGTATATGCAGATCATCGCATCTTCGTCTTTAGAAGGAAACACTAAGATCCAGGATAAGGATTCTTTGGTCGAGTCTCTGGATGTGGAGATCCAATACGCCGGCAAATCCAATCCCTCTATCCTGCCTGTAGGTGCGGAAGTTCTCTTGAGAGTAGGAGCGACATTCCGTTCTTCTATTGAGGATCTAACGGTCGGTTTTCATATCGATGATCATAGAGGGATCCGTGTTTTCGGAACGAATACATTCCATATAGGCGGACGACAAAAAAATCTAAAACCTAAGGAACCGGTTCGGATCGATTTCCGTTTTCCGATGAATCTTTCTCCAGGCAAATACTCCTTAGGGATCGCATTACATTCGGGGGAAAGTCATGCGGAAGGTTCCTATCTTTGGAAGGATGGGGTTTTACAATTCGAGCTGGAAAGATTGGACGTCCCTAAATTTGAAGGTGCAGCTTGGATCCCGGTCAAAGTGGAGGCGAAAAAAGGGGATTTTTCCGGATAA
- a CDS encoding UDP-glucose dehydrogenase family protein produces MKVCVIGSGYVGLVAGACFAEYGNHVICVDKDSKKIEDLKKGIIPIYEPGLSELVLNNHKENRLGFSTSIQEGVEGSEIIFIAVGTPTSEDGSADLSAVFAVAEQIGKSINGYKVIVDKSTVPVGTAAKVKEIISKNTKHEFDVVSNPEFLKEGAAIDDFMKPERVVIGADSERAGELVAQLYAPFVLNGNPIIKMGTVSAELTKYACNAFLATKISFANEIANLCETVGADYEDVRKGMGTDSRIGRQFLYAGIGYGGSCFPKDVRALIRTSENFSSPLRIIREVERVNEDQKVRLFTKIENFFGKGQIKGKTFAVWGLAFKPGTDDMREAPSIPLLLKLYEEGAKIKAFDPVAKETSEYYFKDKIEYAKDAYDALEGADALLLLTEWREFREPDFSRIKKLMKGHVIFDGRNQYRPDHMKKEGFKYFSIGKQAV; encoded by the coding sequence ATGAAAGTTTGCGTAATTGGAAGCGGCTATGTGGGCCTTGTGGCCGGGGCCTGCTTTGCGGAATATGGAAATCATGTAATCTGCGTGGATAAGGACTCTAAAAAAATAGAGGACTTGAAAAAAGGAATCATACCTATATATGAACCTGGTTTGTCCGAATTGGTTTTGAACAACCATAAGGAAAATCGATTGGGTTTCAGCACTTCCATCCAAGAAGGTGTGGAAGGCTCCGAAATCATTTTTATCGCGGTTGGAACTCCAACATCCGAGGATGGCTCCGCGGATCTAAGCGCTGTATTCGCAGTGGCTGAACAGATCGGAAAATCCATCAACGGTTATAAGGTAATTGTGGATAAATCCACTGTTCCTGTGGGAACCGCCGCCAAAGTAAAAGAAATTATTTCTAAAAACACCAAACATGAATTCGATGTCGTGTCCAACCCTGAATTCCTGAAAGAAGGCGCTGCAATCGACGACTTCATGAAACCTGAAAGGGTTGTGATCGGTGCAGACAGCGAAAGAGCTGGAGAGCTTGTCGCGCAACTTTATGCTCCATTTGTACTGAATGGAAATCCTATCATCAAAATGGGAACCGTTTCTGCGGAGCTTACTAAATATGCATGTAACGCATTCTTAGCCACTAAGATCTCTTTTGCGAACGAGATCGCGAACCTATGCGAAACCGTGGGCGCTGATTACGAAGATGTGCGGAAAGGAATGGGAACCGATTCCAGGATCGGCCGCCAATTCTTATATGCAGGTATCGGTTACGGGGGATCTTGTTTTCCTAAAGACGTTCGTGCATTGATCCGAACTTCGGAAAATTTCTCTTCTCCTTTGAGAATTATTAGAGAAGTAGAAAGAGTGAACGAGGATCAGAAGGTCCGTTTATTCACCAAAATTGAGAACTTCTTCGGGAAAGGCCAGATCAAAGGAAAAACTTTCGCAGTCTGGGGACTTGCGTTCAAGCCTGGCACAGACGACATGAGAGAAGCTCCTTCCATACCTCTATTATTAAAATTGTATGAAGAAGGTGCAAAGATCAAAGCATTCGATCCGGTCGCGAAAGAAACTTCCGAGTATTATTTCAAAGATAAGATAGAATATGCGAAAGATGCGTATGACGCGTTAGAAGGAGCAGATGCGCTCCTTCTTCTTACCGAATGGAGAGAGTTCAGAGAACCTGATTTTTCCAGAATAAAAAAATTAATGAAAGGCCATGTGATCTTTGACGGTAGAAACCAATATCGTCCGGATCATATGAAAAAAGAAGGATTCAAATACTTCTCCATAGGTAAACAAGCGGTCTAA